Proteins from one Gibbsiella quercinecans genomic window:
- the clcB gene encoding voltage-gated ClC-type chloride channel ClcB has translation MKPWAHLYQYRALLRRLFIAIFIGLAAALAVWGFHSAMLLLEWLLLDHNSGSLVAAAAALPGWRRVLTPALGGLAAGLLLWIYQRYRHQRPAAPTDYMEAIETGDGRLGVSASLVKCLASLLVVSSGSAIGREGAMILLAALVASVFAQRFTHAREWKLWVACGAAAGMASAYHAPLAGSLFIAEILFGTLMLASLGPVVISAVSALLLTNLLNGGQAPLYAVENLPSPWPLQYLLMALLGVVAGIGGPLFLWGLAASGRGFRALRLKPPFQLALGGLIVGLLSLVFPQAWGNGYSVVQALLSAPPGALLVSAILLCKLLAVLASSGSGAPGGVFTPTLFVGAALGSVIGQLCAMWPALGATTPLLMALTGMATFLAATTHAPVMAALMVFEMTGEYALLPGFLLSCVVATTVSRGLRQVSVYHNA, from the coding sequence ATGAAACCTTGGGCCCACCTGTACCAATATCGCGCCCTGCTGCGGCGGCTATTTATCGCCATTTTTATTGGCCTGGCCGCCGCACTGGCCGTCTGGGGATTCCATAGCGCCATGCTGCTGCTTGAATGGTTGCTGTTGGATCACAACAGCGGCAGCCTGGTTGCCGCGGCGGCAGCGCTGCCGGGCTGGCGACGGGTGCTGACGCCGGCTCTGGGCGGGTTGGCGGCAGGGCTGCTGCTCTGGATCTATCAACGCTACCGGCACCAACGCCCGGCGGCGCCAACCGACTACATGGAAGCGATCGAAACCGGCGACGGGCGGCTTGGCGTCAGCGCCAGCCTGGTGAAGTGTCTGGCTTCGCTGTTAGTGGTCTCCAGCGGCAGCGCTATCGGCCGTGAAGGGGCGATGATTCTGCTGGCGGCATTGGTGGCATCGGTGTTTGCCCAGCGCTTTACCCACGCGCGTGAATGGAAACTATGGGTTGCCTGTGGCGCCGCCGCCGGTATGGCCAGCGCCTATCATGCGCCGCTGGCCGGCAGCCTGTTTATCGCCGAAATCCTTTTCGGTACCTTGATGCTGGCCTCTCTGGGGCCAGTTGTGATCTCGGCTGTCAGCGCCCTGCTGCTTACCAACCTGCTCAATGGCGGCCAGGCGCCGCTGTATGCCGTCGAAAACCTTCCTTCGCCCTGGCCGTTGCAATATCTGCTGATGGCCTTGCTGGGCGTCGTGGCCGGGATTGGCGGCCCGTTGTTTCTGTGGGGGCTGGCGGCCAGCGGGCGTGGTTTCCGCGCGTTGCGCCTGAAGCCGCCGTTTCAGTTGGCGCTCGGCGGGTTGATTGTCGGTTTGCTTTCGCTGGTGTTTCCCCAGGCCTGGGGCAATGGTTACAGCGTGGTGCAGGCGCTGCTCTCGGCACCGCCGGGCGCGTTGCTGGTCAGTGCGATCCTGCTATGTAAGCTGCTGGCGGTGCTGGCCAGCAGCGGCTCCGGCGCCCCGGGCGGCGTTTTCACCCCCACGCTGTTTGTTGGCGCGGCTTTGGGTTCAGTCATTGGACAACTGTGCGCCATGTGGCCGGCGCTGGGCGCCACTACACCATTGCTAATGGCGCTGACCGGGATGGCAACCTTTCTTGCCGCCACGACTCACGCGCCGGTCATGGCCGCGCTAATGGTATTTGAAATGACGGGAGAATATGCGTTGCTGCCGGGGTTTTTGCTTTCTTGCGTGGTAGCCACCACCGTTTCACGCGGGCTACGCCAGGTTTCGGTTTACCACAATGCTTAG
- a CDS encoding DUF1161 domain-containing protein, with protein MKKALIASVLVLAAAPLAAFASCESVKADIAQKIINNGVPESGFKLDIVANDQADQAGGQVVGHCENDTQKIVYTRLSGDGEGSDASQDSGAPQ; from the coding sequence ATGAAAAAAGCGCTTATAGCAAGTGTACTTGTGCTGGCTGCCGCACCGCTGGCCGCTTTTGCGTCATGCGAAAGCGTAAAGGCAGACATCGCCCAGAAGATCATCAATAACGGCGTGCCCGAATCGGGTTTCAAGCTGGATATTGTGGCTAACGATCAGGCCGACCAGGCCGGCGGCCAGGTGGTTGGGCACTGCGAAAACGACACGCAGAAAATTGTCTATACCCGCTTGTCCGGCGATGGCGAAGGCAGTGATGCCAGCCAGGATAGCGGCGCGCCGCAGTAA
- a CDS encoding DUF1283 family protein, protein MLPAAMLVFIGAWQGPAVAATCTQGSTCVTVDGSGNSALNNEAARQSKEQWNETRTLRNKVNNRTEKEFDKFDKAIDDEDRCNDSTNVNAYWEPNTRKCLDRQTGRRINP, encoded by the coding sequence ATGCTGCCAGCCGCAATGTTGGTGTTTATTGGTGCGTGGCAGGGGCCGGCCGTTGCCGCTACCTGCACACAGGGCAGTACCTGCGTCACCGTCGATGGCAGCGGCAATAGCGCATTAAACAACGAAGCGGCCCGCCAGAGCAAAGAGCAGTGGAACGAGACGCGTACGCTGCGTAACAAGGTTAACAATCGGACAGAGAAAGAGTTCGACAAGTTCGATAAAGCGATTGATGATGAAGATCGCTGTAACGATAGCACCAACGTCAACGCTTATTGGGAACCCAATACCCGTAAATGCCTGGATCGCCAGACTGGACGTCGGATTAATCCTTAA
- the ydfG gene encoding bifunctional NADP-dependent 3-hydroxy acid dehydrogenase/3-hydroxypropionate dehydrogenase YdfG — protein MIIFVTGATSGFGEAIARKFIREGHQVIGAGRRIERLQTLKNELGDALHILRLDVRNRAAIQEAIASLPAELKNVDVLVNNAGLALGLEPAYKANADDWETMIDTNAKGLVNMTRALLPEMVERNVGHVINIGSTAANWPYAGGNVYGATKAFVRQFSLGLRADLHGTQIRVTDIEPGLVGGTEFSNVRFKGDDGKVSKTYEGSNALTAEDVAESVFWVATLPAHVNINTLEMMPVSQSFAGLNVYRGA, from the coding sequence ATGATCATTTTTGTCACCGGCGCCACCTCCGGTTTTGGTGAAGCGATTGCCCGCAAGTTTATACGTGAAGGCCACCAGGTTATTGGCGCAGGCCGCCGCATCGAACGCCTGCAAACGTTGAAAAACGAATTAGGCGATGCGCTGCATATCCTCCGCCTTGACGTGCGTAACCGCGCCGCCATCCAGGAAGCCATCGCCAGCCTGCCGGCGGAACTGAAAAATGTCGACGTACTGGTTAACAACGCCGGGCTGGCATTGGGGCTGGAGCCAGCCTATAAAGCCAATGCAGACGACTGGGAAACCATGATTGATACCAATGCCAAAGGGCTGGTGAACATGACCCGCGCGCTGCTGCCCGAAATGGTGGAACGTAATGTCGGCCATGTGATTAACATCGGCTCAACCGCAGCCAACTGGCCTTATGCCGGCGGCAATGTGTATGGCGCCACCAAAGCCTTCGTCCGCCAGTTCAGCCTGGGGCTGCGGGCGGATCTGCATGGCACCCAGATTCGGGTTACCGACATCGAGCCAGGGCTGGTCGGCGGCACGGAGTTCTCCAACGTGCGCTTTAAAGGGGATGACGGCAAAGTCAGCAAAACCTACGAAGGCAGCAATGCGTTGACGGCAGAAGATGTGGCGGAATCCGTGTTCTGGGTGGCTACCCTGCCGGCGCATGTGAATATCAATACGCTGGAAATGATGCCTGTCAGCCAGTCATTTGCCGGGCTGAACGTTTACCGCGGTGCCTGA
- the idi gene encoding isopentenyl-diphosphate Delta-isomerase, which yields MQEMLILVNKDDKPIGADTKLRVHQLGMLHRAFSLFIFDEQGRFMLQQRAACKYHSAGLWSNTCCGHPRQGETLESAAHRRLQEEMGFDCPLQEVATLTYRSPLPNDLIEHEYDHILVGHYNRAPTPNPSEAAAWQWLEETTIAAQLRSQPQHYTIWFQTIFQQTPSAEFKRWQNLASAAAQS from the coding sequence ATGCAAGAAATGCTGATTCTGGTCAACAAGGATGATAAACCGATCGGCGCCGATACCAAGCTGCGGGTTCACCAACTCGGTATGTTACACCGGGCGTTCTCACTGTTCATTTTTGATGAACAAGGCCGCTTTATGCTGCAACAACGTGCAGCGTGCAAGTATCACTCCGCCGGGCTGTGGAGCAATACCTGTTGCGGCCATCCACGCCAGGGGGAAACGCTGGAATCCGCGGCGCACCGCCGCCTGCAGGAGGAAATGGGTTTTGATTGCCCGCTGCAGGAAGTCGCGACGCTGACTTACCGCTCACCGTTGCCCAACGATCTGATCGAGCACGAATACGATCATATTCTGGTTGGCCATTATAACCGGGCCCCCACGCCCAACCCATCCGAAGCCGCCGCCTGGCAATGGCTGGAAGAAACAACGATCGCCGCGCAGTTGCGCAGCCAACCGCAGCACTACACCATCTGGTTCCAAACCATCTTTCAGCAAACGCCGAGCGCCGAGTTTAAACGCTGGCAGAATTTAGCCAGCGCCGCTGCCCAATCTTAA
- a CDS encoding GNAT family N-acetyltransferase, with product MIYSDLSQCRLNTDRLLIAPFTAADAEEVYQAITPTLTRYMNFEPSPSPEEFANVWQGWLPLIREGEEAIFIARLCGSKQFVGMVGAHNLQSQTPELGVWVAESLHNQGYGREMVRAVAAWASERYHPKHFVYPVAEQNTASRRIAEALGGVINGRRDNIKYDCVVYHLPPQH from the coding sequence TTTCTCAGTGCCGCCTGAATACCGACCGGTTGTTAATTGCCCCTTTTACCGCAGCAGACGCCGAAGAGGTTTATCAGGCGATCACCCCTACCCTGACCCGCTATATGAACTTTGAACCGTCGCCTTCGCCTGAAGAGTTCGCCAACGTCTGGCAAGGCTGGCTGCCGTTGATCCGCGAAGGTGAAGAAGCGATCTTCATCGCCCGGCTATGCGGCAGTAAACAGTTTGTCGGTATGGTCGGCGCGCACAACCTGCAGAGCCAAACGCCGGAGCTGGGTGTTTGGGTGGCGGAAAGCCTGCACAACCAGGGCTATGGGCGCGAAATGGTGCGCGCCGTCGCCGCCTGGGCCAGCGAGCGTTATCACCCCAAACATTTTGTTTACCCGGTCGCGGAACAAAATACCGCCAGCCGGCGCATTGCGGAAGCGCTGGGCGGCGTGATCAACGGCCGGCGTGACAACATCAAATACGACTGTGTTGTCTATCACCTGCCGCCACAGCATTGA